Proteins encoded by one window of Microbaculum marinisediminis:
- a CDS encoding succinylglutamate desuccinylase/aspartoacylase family protein has protein sequence MARISTVSASVDFEQDGKQTGYLTIPHSPHEDAWGATRLPVCVIRNGAGPTAILMAGNHGDEYEGQIALGELIRTLDPAGISGRLIILPALNLPAVVAGRRTSPVDGLNLNRTFPGDPAGSISQQITAYLSDVIYPLGDALVDLHSGGSSLDILPSAIVEPASDPAHMRRNVEAVMAFDAPLTVVISNLGEPRTSTAAAVRAGLTTVGTEMAGQGTVSRETLALCRRGVRNVLAHVGILPADAATRHNESARTVLEIPGSAGYVYATRDGIFEGAHALGDSVQAGQQAGLIHDIHAPWREPEPVFYGANGILFGRRQPGRVTHGNCCAVVAAPYAGDL, from the coding sequence ATGGCGCGCATTTCCACAGTCTCCGCGTCCGTCGATTTCGAACAGGACGGCAAGCAGACCGGATATCTCACGATTCCGCACTCCCCGCACGAGGATGCCTGGGGGGCGACGCGCCTTCCCGTCTGCGTCATCCGCAACGGCGCCGGACCGACCGCGATCCTGATGGCCGGCAATCACGGCGACGAGTATGAGGGACAGATCGCGCTCGGCGAACTGATCCGCACACTCGACCCCGCGGGCATCTCCGGACGGCTGATCATCCTGCCGGCGCTCAACCTGCCGGCCGTGGTGGCGGGACGGCGCACGTCGCCGGTCGACGGGCTCAACCTCAACCGCACCTTTCCGGGCGACCCCGCCGGTTCGATCAGCCAGCAGATCACCGCCTACCTGAGCGATGTCATCTATCCCCTCGGTGACGCTCTCGTCGACCTGCATTCCGGCGGCTCGTCGCTCGACATCCTGCCGAGCGCCATCGTCGAGCCGGCGTCCGACCCCGCCCACATGCGCCGCAACGTGGAGGCGGTCATGGCCTTCGACGCGCCGCTGACTGTGGTCATCAGCAACCTGGGCGAGCCGCGCACGTCAACGGCCGCGGCGGTGCGGGCCGGACTGACCACGGTCGGCACCGAGATGGCGGGCCAGGGCACGGTGTCACGCGAGACTCTGGCGCTGTGCCGGCGCGGCGTGCGCAACGTGCTGGCGCATGTCGGCATCCTGCCGGCCGACGCCGCGACCCGGCACAACGAGTCCGCGCGGACGGTGCTCGAGATTCCCGGGTCCGCCGGCTACGTCTATGCAACACGCGACGGCATCTTCGAAGGCGCGCACGCCCTCGGGGACAGTGTCCAGGCGGGCCAGCAGGCCGGACTCATTCACGACATTCACGCCCCCTGGCGCGAGCCCGAGCCCGTCTTCTACGGCGCCAACGGCATCCTCTTCGGCCGTCGCCAGCCTGGCAGGGTCACGCATGGCAATTGCTGCGCCGTCGTTGCCGCACCGTATGCAGGGGACCTGTGA